The region CCGATTGTCTGCGTCATAAAATCTCGTTGAATTTGCAAGCCAAGACCGAGCATTTGGATGAAGATTCTCAAAAATTGGAATCCATTTTGGAGGAATTCATTCAATACGGCAGACAATTAAAAGAATATATTGCAGATACATCTGTCTTAATTCATCAAGATATTTTAAATAATCGTGTAATCCTTTTGGAAGGCGCCCAAGGAACATTGTTAGATGTTGATTTTGGCACGTACCCTTATGTTACTTCTTCCAATCCAATTGCTGGCAGTGCTTGTGTAGGTATTGGAATCGGCCCAACTCAAATCGACAAAGTGACCGGCGTTATGAAAGCCTATTCCACCAGGGTAGGTGAGGGGCCTTTCCCGACTGAATTTGATGATCAGTTTAGTGAACGGATTAGGGAAATGGGGCAGGAATTTGGCGCGACAACCGGGCGACCTCGGCGATGTGGCTGGTTCGATGGAGTTCTTGCCAGGTTTTCTGCCAGAATAAATGGGTTGAGTGAATTGGCGATTACCAAACTGGATGTACTCGATTCGCTGGACTCTTTAAAAATCTGTACATCATATCATTTGAATGGCAAAGAAATCGACGGACATTTTACTGATATGACTGTCATGCAAGAATGCGAGCCGATATACGAAACTGTTCCCGGCTGGCAAAAAGATACCTCAACAATCCGAAATTATGATGAACTCCCCCAAAATGCGAAAAAATATATTGGCAGGATTTCCGAACTTTCAGGCGTGCCTGTAAAGTTGATATCTGTGGGGAGTGAACGAAGCCAAACAATATTAATGAATGGCTAATGGTGATTCGTTGACGGTTGAGTAATTATTGTACTATTTATTTGTCCAGGGTACTAAAAGTTTTTTTCAAGCTTGAAAAGCAGGATTTTTGAATATATATTCATACTTCATTTTTGGAATACATTTGGTTGGGCCTGTAGCTCA is a window of candidate division KSB1 bacterium DNA encoding:
- a CDS encoding adenylosuccinate synthase; this translates as MSINIVVGGQWGDEGKGKIVDLLSADCDVVARYQGGANAGHTVIVNGEQFILHLLPSGILHPNVTCYIGNGVVVDPANLLQEIEFVESKNISVKDRLFVSGYAHVIFPYHMVLDQNKESDPSRFIGTTGRGIGPAYTDKVDRIGIRMLDLLHPDCLRHKISLNLQAKTEHLDEDSQKLESILEEFIQYGRQLKEYIADTSVLIHQDILNNRVILLEGAQGTLLDVDFGTYPYVTSSNPIAGSACVGIGIGPTQIDKVTGVMKAYSTRVGEGPFPTEFDDQFSERIREMGQEFGATTGRPRRCGWFDGVLARFSARINGLSELAITKLDVLDSLDSLKICTSYHLNGKEIDGHFTDMTVMQECEPIYETVPGWQKDTSTIRNYDELPQNAKKYIGRISELSGVPVKLISVGSERSQTILMNG